Part of the Streptomyces sp. RFCAC02 genome is shown below.
CGGTGACCGCACTCCGGGACTGCTGATCCTCGCACCGCTGAGGGGTGGCACCAATCCGTTCACCCGCGTGGTGCGCGAACGTCAGCGGGCCACTTACTTCGACGCCGATGTCCTTCGCGAGGAGATCAAGGCGTGGGAGGACGAGCTGGACGGCCCCGTGCGCATCGGCTGGGCTCCCGGCTTCCTGGGGAGCCAGCGGGAGACGGCCAAGAGCGATCTCGAACCTCTGATCAAGGCCAACAAGGTGACCGTCGACCACCCCCGCACCATGCTGAACACCCTCGCCGCCGAATTCGAGGCGGGCACCCTCGACGCCTGGTTTGAGGATCCGTCCGCGTAGGCGTACAGGCTCATCGTCCCGCCCCGGGGAGCACCACCATCGCGACGTCCGCCATCACACGCAGTCTTGAGGTGACACACGCCATGAGTCAGGCACTCGAACTGACCGTCACGGCTCCTGTCGTCAGCTTCCGCAACCCGCTCTACGCCGGGATGCAGGTCGGGTTGCCTTGCCCTCCCCCGTCCACGGTGGGCGGCATGCTAGCTGCCGCCGCCGGAGGCTGGGACCGGGTTCCAGCAGGTACTCGGTTCGGGATGGCATTCCGGGCGGTCGGCTCGGGCACGGACCTGGAGACCTTTCATCCACTCAGCGCCCCCGGTGCACCCATCACCATCAAGGACCGCGACTTCCTGGCGCTCATCACGCTCCGTGTGTGGCTGCTCGACGACCTCGAGCCCTGGCAACGCGCGATCCGCCGCCCCGTCTGGCCCATGAAACTGGGCCGCAGCCAGGACCTGGTCACCGTCACAGCCAAGCACGTGAGCCTACGGACTTCGGTAGGCGTGCAGGGCCACGCGGTGGTTCCGCAGGACGTCAAGGGTGCCACCGGCACACAGATGCGGCTGACGACGGCCGTGTCCCTGGACCGGCAGCGTGTCAGGTGGGACAGCTACCACTACGCGGCCTCCGGCTCATCCACGCGCATCGACACCGGCTTCGTCACCGAGGACGACCAAGCCGTCGCGCTACTGCCTCCCGTACACCCGCATCAACTCAATACGACTCCGGCGGAAGCCTGAACCTCGCCATGAAGGAACTGCGTGCCAAAAGCGCCACCAAGGGCGGCCGCCCCGGCGAGCTGCTCACGAGCCACCTGCTGAACACCCTCACCGCGCTCGACGCCATCCGTGCCCGGATAGGTGACATCCCAGGCGTCCCCGCTGAATTCTGGACTTGGGCCGCCCTGGCCGCACTCTTCCATGACACCGGCAAGGTCCCGGCCGGCTTCCAACGCATGGTCGGCAACACCACCGACCCCGCCAAGCCCTGGGGCGAACGCCATGAGGTCCTCTCGCTGGGGTTCGTCGAGGGCCTCCTGACACGGCTGTCCCCCCGAGACCGACTGTGGGTGGGCAGCATCGTCGCCGCGCATCACCGCTCCTTCACCTGCGGGCTCGACCGCATCCCCGCCAAGACCCCGATCTTCAACCTGTACGGGGACGACGAAGCCGCCGACTTCCTGTCCAGGTTCACCCCGACCGACCAGGCACGGCTTACCGAACTCATCATCTGGCTTCGCACCACCGTCCGTCAGCACGACCTGCCCGGCATCGACGACCTGGTCTCCCCCGACATCAGCCCTGACGAGCTGGCGGCGCAGGCACACCGGCTGTTCCAGGAGGTTTACGACCGGTGGAGCACACCGCTACGCGTCAGCGACCCAGACGGCCGCACGGCCATCCTCCTGCTGGGCGTCGTCACCATGGCCGATCACCTCTCCTCCGCACACGCTTCCCTGGACACCCAGCACCCCCTCACCCCCGCCTACCCCGCCACGCTCTCCAAGCGGCTTGCCGTGGAAGGCCACCCCCTACGCCCGCAACAGAACGACGCGGCGAGAGCCGACGGCCACCTCCTGCTGCGCTCTTGGACCGGCAGCGGTAAGACCGAAGCCGCTCTGCTGTGGGCATCTCGACAGATCGACACCCTCTCCCGCACCACCGGCGGAACATCCCGCGTCTTCTACCTGCTCCCCTATCTGGCCAGCATCAACGCGATGGTGAGACGGCTCGGCGACGAGCTCAACGCCCACGACAGCATCGGTGTCGCTCACTCCCGGGCTGCCTCCTACCACCTCACGCGCTCCCTCTCCGACGACTGCACCGATGACGTCCCGCTCACAGACGAAGCCGGCCGGCTGGGCGCGGCCACTTCCAAGGCGCGATCGCGGGCGAAGGCCACGAGGAACTTCCGCGAACTGCTTCGTGTCGGGACGCCGTACCAGTTGCTCCGCGGCGCGCTCGCCGGACCCGTCCATTCCAGCGTGCTGGCCGACAGCGCGAACTCGGTCTTCGTACTCGACGAGCTGCACGCCTACGACACCCGGCGCCTCGGCATGATCCTCGCGATGATGCGCTTCTGGCGGGACCTGGGCGGCCGGGTCGCGGTCATGTCAGCCACTCTCCCGGCCGTACTGGCGCAGCTCGTCACCGACACGCTCCAGACGCCCGCGAAAGGTGTCGTCCCGGTCGAGCCACCCGCCGACGTTCCGG
Proteins encoded:
- the cas5 gene encoding CRISPR-associated protein Cas5; amino-acid sequence: MSQALELTVTAPVVSFRNPLYAGMQVGLPCPPPSTVGGMLAAAAGGWDRVPAGTRFGMAFRAVGSGTDLETFHPLSAPGAPITIKDRDFLALITLRVWLLDDLEPWQRAIRRPVWPMKLGRSQDLVTVTAKHVSLRTSVGVQGHAVVPQDVKGATGTQMRLTTAVSLDRQRVRWDSYHYAASGSSTRIDTGFVTEDDQAVALLPPVHPHQLNTTPAEA
- the cas3 gene encoding CRISPR-associated helicase Cas3', whose amino-acid sequence is MKELRAKSATKGGRPGELLTSHLLNTLTALDAIRARIGDIPGVPAEFWTWAALAALFHDTGKVPAGFQRMVGNTTDPAKPWGERHEVLSLGFVEGLLTRLSPRDRLWVGSIVAAHHRSFTCGLDRIPAKTPIFNLYGDDEAADFLSRFTPTDQARLTELIIWLRTTVRQHDLPGIDDLVSPDISPDELAAQAHRLFQEVYDRWSTPLRVSDPDGRTAILLLGVVTMADHLSSAHASLDTQHPLTPAYPATLSKRLAVEGHPLRPQQNDAARADGHLLLRSWTGSGKTEAALLWASRQIDTLSRTTGGTSRVFYLLPYLASINAMVRRLGDELNAHDSIGVAHSRAASYHLTRSLSDDCTDDVPLTDEAGRLGAATSKARSRAKATRNFRELLRVGTPYQLLRGALAGPVHSSVLADSANSVFVLDELHAYDTRRLGMILAMMRFWRDLGGRVAVMSATLPAVLAQLVTDTLQTPAKGVVPVEPPADVPAPARHLLHTRRSHLTDGASISEIGAELAAGKSVLVVANNVRDAISLHRALAPLCSQLHGDDSALLLHSRFRRMDRDTIEQSIQDRFGKDAERRPGLLIGTQAVEVSLDLDFDTCHTSGADLEALLQRFGRVNRYALRSPAPVIVHRPAYTTRRGVGETLWADGIYPSAHRTGVGDPRPPRRADHRREHRDHLAGPHLRQPVGQVLAVRGRRPSAALRTCLPPFLPALR